One Brassica napus cultivar Da-Ae chromosome A1, Da-Ae, whole genome shotgun sequence genomic region harbors:
- the LOC106351497 gene encoding zinc finger A20 and AN1 domain-containing stress-associated protein 5, producing MAQRTEKEETEFKVLETLTTTTPTLCSNNCGVTANPATNNMCQKCFNASVAAAGVDSTSILKRSARSVNLRSTPAKVVIRPREIDPVKRDQQTINRCSGCRKKVGLTGFRCRCGDLFCAEHRYSDRHECSYDYKTAGREAIARENPVVKAAKMVKV from the coding sequence ATGGCGCAGAGAACGGAGAAGGAAGAGACGGAGTTCAAGGTCCTCGAAACCTTGACCACCACCACCCCGACGCTCTGCTCAAACAACTGCGGCGTTACAGCGAATCCAGCGACCAACAACATGTGTCAGAAATGTTTCAACGCCTCCGTCGCCGCCGCCGGCGTAGACTCAACCTCGATCTTGAAGAGATCAGCCAGATCCGTCAACCTCCGATCCACGCCAGCGAAGGTCGTGATTCGTCCCAGGGAGATCGACCCGGTTAAGAGAGACCAACAGACGATAAACCGGTGTTCCGGCTGTCGGAAGAAGGTCGGTTTGACCGGGTTCAGATGCCGGTGCGGCGACCTTTTCTGCGCCGAGCACCGTTACTCGGATCGCCACGAGTGCAGCTACGACTACAAAACCGCCGGACGCGAGGCGATCGCTAGAGAGAATCCTGTCGTCAAGGCGGCGAAGATGGTCAAAGTTTAA
- the LOC106351507 gene encoding probable protein phosphatase 2C 38: MVSETILRIVAPCWRKPSVKGDHSTRGDVNGRCDGLLWYKDSGNHVAGEFSMSVIQANNLLEDHSKLESGPVSMFDSGPQATFVGVYDGHGGPEAARFVNKHLFDNIRKFTSENHGMSASVITKAFLATEEEFLSLVRRQWQTKPQIASVGACCLVGIICSGSLYIANAGDSRVVLGRLEKAYKIVKAVQLSSEHNASYESVREELRLLHPDDPQIVVLKHKVWRVKGIIQVSRSIGDAYLKKAEFNREPLLAKFRVPETFHTPILLAEPAITVHKIHSEDKFLIFASDGLWEHMTNQEAVDIVNTGPRNGIARKLIKTALREAAKKREMRYSDLKKIDRGVRRHFHDDITVIVVFLDSHLVSRSILRRPLISISGGGELAGPSSTP; the protein is encoded by the exons ATGGTATCAGAGACTATATTGCGGATCGTAGCACCGTGTTGGAGAAAACCTTCTGTGAAGGGAGATCATTCAACTAGAGGAGATGTTAATGGAAGGTGTGATGGGCTTCTTTGGTATAAAGATTCTGGTAACCATGTTGCTGGAGAGTTTTCAATGTCTGTGATTCAAGCTAACAATCTTCTTGAAGATCATAGCAAGCTTGAGTCTGGTCCCGTTAGTATGTTTGATTCGGGTCCTCAAGCTACTTTTGTTGGTGTTTATGATGGTCATGGTGGTCCTGAAGCAGCTCGGTTTGTTAATAAACACCTCTTCGATAACATCAGAA AGTTTACGTCGGAGAATCATGGAATGTCTGCATCTGTCATAACGAAAGCGTTTTTAGCTACGGAAGAGGAGTTTCTATCTCTTGTGCGGCGGCAATGGCAGACAAAGCCTCAGATTGCTTCTGTTGGAGCTTGTTGTCTGGTAGGGATCATATGTAGTGGATCTTTGTACATTGCTAACGCGGGAGACTCTCGGGTTGTGCTAGGAAGATTGGAGAAAGCATATAAAATTGTCAAGGCGGTTCAGTTATCTTCTGAGCACAACGCAAGTTATGAATCTGTGAGAGAGGAGTTGCGGTTGTTGCATCCTGATGATCCTCAGATTGTGGTCTTGAAGCACAAAGTATGGCGTGTCAAAGGTATTAtacag GTGTCACGGTCAATAGGTGATGCTTACTTGAAGAAAGCAGAGTTCAACAGGGAGCCACTATTGGCAAAGTTCAGAGTGCCTGAGACTTTCCATACACCGATCCTTTTAGCAGAGCCTGCAATTACAGTACACAAAATCCATTCAGAGGATAAGTTTCTCATATTTGCATCAGACGGCTTATGGGAGCACATGACCAATCAGGAAGCTGTTGACATTGTGAACACTGGCCCTCGTAAT GGGATTGCGAGAAAGCTCATAAAAACAGCTCTAAGAGAAGcagcaaagaagagagaaatgagaTATTCAGATCTTAAAAAGATTGACAGAGGAGTGAGGAGACACTTTCATGATGATATAACAGTCATTGTTGTGTTTCTTGATTCACATCTCGTTAGTAGAAGTATCTTACGCCGACCTCTCATCTCCATCTCAGGCGGTGGTGAATTGGCTGGACCTTCTTCTACCCCTTGA